From the genome of Pseudonocardia sp. EC080619-01:
GACTTATCCGTTCAGTTTCGGGAAGAGGACTCACATGAACGACCAGCAGGGACGCACCGTCGTGGTCACCGGGGCGGGCTCCGGGTTCGGCGCGGCCGCCACGCGCGTGCTCGCCGGGCGGGGCGCCCACGTGGTGATGGCGGCGCGGGACACGGCCAAGGCCACCAGGGTCCGGGACGAGATCGTCGCCGAGCAGCCCGGCGCCCGGCTCACCGTCCGGGCGCTGGACCTGTTCGACCCGGCGTCGGTGCGCGCGTTCGCCGAGGCCACCGACGAGGTCGACGTCCTGCTCGCCAACGCGGGGCTGGGGTCGATGCAGCGCGTCGTCGGGCCGCTGGGGGTGGAGCGCGGGTTCGCCACCAACCACCTGGGGCACTTCGCGCTCGCCGCCCTGTTGTTCCCGCGGATGGAACGGGCGGCGGCACCGCGCGTGGTCACCGTCTCGTCCAGCCTCTACCGCCGGGGCCGGATCCCGGAGGACCTCACCTACCGCGGGCGGGCGGCGATGCTGCGCTCCTACAACGACTCGAAGCTGGCCAACGCCCTGTTCGCCGTCGAGCTCGGCCGCCGCACGGCCGCCGCGGGATCACCGGTCGCCAGCGTGCTGGTGCATCCCGGCATGGCGAGCACGCCGATGCAGGACGGCCATCCGGCGCCGGTCCGCGCGGTCCTCGGGCTGCTCACGCGGTGGGTCGGCAACTCCGTCGACGCGGGCGCGGCGGCGCTGGTGGAGGGCGTGGTGGGCCGCGTTCCCGCCGCGGGCATCATCGGCCCCGACCGGCACGGCGGCCGCCCCGAGGTGCAGGCCCTGCGCGCGCCCGCCGACGACGTCGAGCTGGCCCGCAGGCTGTGGGAGCGGTCCGAGGAGCTCACCGGCGTCCCGTTCCCCGTCCGCGCCCCCGCGGTCTGATCACGTCCCCGGGCCGGACCGGGGTCAGTCGTCGTCGGCGTCGTCGCGCGCGAGGAAGCTCGACAGGCGCTCGACGGCCGTCTCGAACTGCGGGTTCAGGTCGACGAAGGCCCGCAGCCGGTCGGCGAGCCACTCGACGCTGACCTGCTCGTCGCCACGCCGGTCGACGAGCTCCTCGATGCCGCGGTCGGTGAAGTACACAGGGCACAGGCTAGTCACGGGGGTGCCGATGGGTTCGGGTGTGGTGGTCGGACCGCCGCTGGTGATCGCGCTGCTCGCGCTCGTGGCGCTGGCCGCGGCCGCCGCGACGATCGGGGGTACCGGGACGGCGTGGTCGTCGGCGACCGCGGTGGCCCGTGCCGTCGCGCAGCTCGCGCTGGTCGCCCTGGTGCTGCTCGCCCTGGTCCGGACGTGGTGGGGGACGGCCGCGTTCGTCCTGCTGATGGTCGTCGTCGCGGCCTGGACGTCGGGCCGGCGGATCACCGGGGCTCGCGGGTGGGGGGTGGCCGGGACGGCGATCGTCGCCGGTGTGACGCCGGTGCTGGTCGTCGTGCTGACCAGCGGGGCGGTGCCCTTCACCGGGATCGCCGTCGTCCCGGTCGCCGGGATCGTGATCGGCGGGGCGATGACGGCGACGTCGCTGGCGGGCCGCCGGGCGCTCGACGAGCTGGGGACCCGCCAGGGCGAGCACGAGGCGGCACTGGCCCTCGGCCTGCTCCCGCGGGACGCGGCGCTGCTCGTCGTCCGGCCGTCGGCGGGACGGGCACTCGTGCCCGCGCTGGACCAGACCCGCACGGTCGGGCTGGTGACGCTGCCCGGCGCGTTCGTCGGGGTTCTGCTGGGCAGCGGTGATCCGGTGCAGGCCGCGGCCGCCCAGCTCCTGGTGCTGGCGGGCCTGCTGGCGGCCGAGACGATCGCGGCGACGGTCGTCGTGGAGCTGGTGGCCCGAGGACGCCTGCACCGCCCCTGACACGCACCGCACCACGCCGCCCGGACCGATCGTGCGCGACCGAACCCCGTCGAGGTGCGGTCCAGCGTCGTCCCGTGATCGACGATTCGCGCTGAGCTGCATCTCGGCGCGGGACGGGACCGGCGGGTGCGGGAAGCCCGGAACGACGGAACGGCCGGGCGCGGAGGACCCGCGCCCGGCCGTCCGGGACTGCTCAGGCGATCAGGACTTCGCGAACGCCTTGTCGATCAGCTCAGCCTGCTCGACCTCGTGCACCTTCGACGAGCCCGCGGCCG
Proteins encoded in this window:
- a CDS encoding SDR family NAD(P)-dependent oxidoreductase encodes the protein MNDQQGRTVVVTGAGSGFGAAATRVLAGRGAHVVMAARDTAKATRVRDEIVAEQPGARLTVRALDLFDPASVRAFAEATDEVDVLLANAGLGSMQRVVGPLGVERGFATNHLGHFALAALLFPRMERAAAPRVVTVSSSLYRRGRIPEDLTYRGRAAMLRSYNDSKLANALFAVELGRRTAAAGSPVASVLVHPGMASTPMQDGHPAPVRAVLGLLTRWVGNSVDAGAAALVEGVVGRVPAAGIIGPDRHGGRPEVQALRAPADDVELARRLWERSEELTGVPFPVRAPAV
- a CDS encoding DUF6104 family protein; protein product: MYFTDRGIEELVDRRGDEQVSVEWLADRLRAFVDLNPQFETAVERLSSFLARDDADDD
- a CDS encoding ABC transporter permease — encoded protein: MGSGVVVGPPLVIALLALVALAAAAATIGGTGTAWSSATAVARAVAQLALVALVLLALVRTWWGTAAFVLLMVVVAAWTSGRRITGARGWGVAGTAIVAGVTPVLVVVLTSGAVPFTGIAVVPVAGIVIGGAMTATSLAGRRALDELGTRQGEHEAALALGLLPRDAALLVVRPSAGRALVPALDQTRTVGLVTLPGAFVGVLLGSGDPVQAAAAQLLVLAGLLAAETIAATVVVELVARGRLHRP